One Pseudomonadota bacterium genomic window carries:
- a CDS encoding metal ABC transporter permease yields the protein MIETWLAEPLSFEFMRRALWVGSLVALSAGLLSAYLVLKGWSLMGDAVAHGVLPGIVVAYLVGLPLALGAFFAGMVCAVSVGFIAERCRVKEDTVMGVVFSGMFAFGLVMYTRIESDVHLNHILFGDMLGVERSDMVESSVIAVVVIALVLLRRRDLMLYAFDSQHARAVGVPVTFLHYGLLVLLSLTIVAALKAVGLILSIAMLIAPGAVAYLLTTRLDRMLLLAPLVALIATWGGVLSSFQWDSAPAPTVVLWLLALFVLAFLFAPRGGVLRRRPGPGVH from the coding sequence GTGATCGAAACCTGGTTGGCGGAACCCCTGTCGTTCGAGTTCATGCGGCGCGCGCTCTGGGTCGGGTCTCTGGTGGCCTTGTCTGCGGGTCTGCTCTCCGCCTACCTCGTGCTCAAGGGTTGGTCGTTGATGGGCGATGCGGTTGCACACGGTGTGTTGCCGGGTATCGTGGTGGCTTACCTCGTGGGGTTGCCGCTCGCGCTGGGCGCCTTCTTCGCGGGCATGGTGTGCGCCGTGTCGGTCGGGTTTATCGCAGAGCGCTGTCGCGTCAAGGAGGACACCGTGATGGGTGTCGTGTTTTCCGGCATGTTCGCGTTCGGCCTGGTGATGTACACACGGATCGAATCCGACGTGCACCTCAACCACATTCTGTTCGGTGACATGCTCGGCGTGGAGCGCAGCGACATGGTGGAATCGAGTGTCATCGCTGTGGTGGTTATCGCACTGGTGCTGTTGCGTCGTCGCGACTTGATGCTCTACGCCTTCGACAGCCAGCACGCGCGTGCAGTCGGTGTGCCGGTGACATTCCTGCACTACGGCCTGTTGGTGCTGTTGTCCCTGACCATCGTCGCGGCGCTCAAGGCGGTGGGTCTGATTCTCTCCATCGCCATGCTGATCGCGCCGGGGGCCGTGGCCTACCTGCTGACAACCCGGTTGGATCGCATGCTGCTGCTCGCACCGCTGGTCGCGCTGATTGCCACCTGGGGCGGTGTGCTCAGCAGTTTTCAGTGGGACAGCGCTCCGGCGCCGACAGTGGTGCTGTGGCTGCTCGCGTTGTTTGTACTGGCTTTTCTGTTTGCACCGCGCGGCGGCGTGTTGCGGCGGCGTCCCGGACCCGGGGTGCA
- a CDS encoding metal ABC transporter permease → MIEWLVEPFGYGFMRTALWCCALVGAVCGFLSAYLMLKGWSLIGDALSHSVVPGVAGAYILGLPYSLGAFIAGFLAAGAMLFINQRSRLKQDAVIGLIFTGFFGAGLFMVSLSPTAVDVQTIVFGNVLAIAPGDALQLLIISLIAFAVLLSCWRELLLVFFDEAHARTVGLNPTRLKLVFFSLLSACAVTALMTVGAFLVIALVVTPGATAYLLTDRFSRLLWLSTVIGAVTSAVGVYLSYFLNGSTGGVIVVLQSLLFLCAFCFAPKHGVLSAHRRALAPEAAP, encoded by the coding sequence GTGATCGAGTGGTTGGTTGAACCGTTCGGGTACGGCTTCATGCGCACTGCGCTCTGGTGCTGTGCCCTGGTCGGTGCGGTGTGCGGGTTCCTGTCCGCCTACCTGATGCTCAAGGGCTGGTCGCTGATCGGCGACGCGCTCTCGCATTCCGTGGTGCCGGGCGTGGCCGGAGCTTACATTCTCGGCTTGCCGTATTCGCTTGGCGCCTTCATTGCCGGGTTTCTCGCCGCCGGTGCGATGCTGTTCATCAACCAGCGCAGTCGCTTGAAGCAGGACGCCGTGATCGGGCTGATCTTCACCGGCTTCTTCGGAGCCGGCCTGTTCATGGTGTCGCTGTCGCCGACGGCGGTGGACGTGCAGACCATCGTCTTCGGCAACGTGCTCGCCATCGCACCCGGTGATGCCCTGCAACTGCTGATCATCAGTCTGATCGCGTTTGCGGTGTTGCTGAGCTGCTGGCGTGAGCTGCTGCTGGTGTTCTTCGACGAGGCCCACGCGCGCACCGTCGGGCTCAACCCGACGCGGTTGAAGTTGGTGTTTTTCAGCTTGCTCAGCGCCTGTGCTGTGACGGCATTGATGACGGTCGGCGCCTTTCTCGTGATCGCGTTGGTGGTCACGCCGGGGGCAACGGCCTACCTGCTCACCGACCGGTTCTCCCGTCTGCTCTGGCTCAGCACCGTGATCGGGGCGGTGACCAGCGCCGTGGGTGTCTACCTGAGCTACTTCCTCAACGGCAGCACCGGCGGTGTCATCGTGGTGTTGCAATCGCTGCTCTTTCTGTGTGCGTTCTGCTTCGCGCCCAAGCACGGCGTGCTGTCCGCCCACAGGCGGGCGCTGGCCCCGGAGGCGGCGCCGTGA
- a CDS encoding manganese/iron ABC transporter ATP-binding protein translates to MSGAAASGIVARDLCVTYRNGHTALVDASFAVPTGTICGLVGVNGAGKSTLFKALMGFAPVTRGDVRILGGSVPEALKANRVAYVPQNEDVDWDFPVLVRDVVMMGRYGHMGFLRMPRRRDHAAVDAALARVGLSDLAERQIGELSGGQKKRVFLARALAQNADVILLDEPFTGVDVNTEEAIISLMHALREEGRLMLVSTHNLGSVPAFCGQVILVNRSVLAAGPTEHVFTRDNLEKAFGGVLRRFVLGGSALHDDDDPRSVTVITDDERPVVFYDEDDEASP, encoded by the coding sequence GTGTCGGGCGCCGCCGCGTCGGGCATCGTCGCACGCGACCTGTGCGTGACCTACCGCAACGGCCACACGGCCCTCGTCGATGCGAGTTTCGCCGTGCCGACCGGCACGATCTGCGGGCTGGTCGGTGTCAACGGTGCCGGCAAGTCGACCCTGTTCAAGGCGCTGATGGGTTTTGCCCCCGTGACCCGGGGCGACGTGCGCATCCTCGGTGGCAGCGTGCCCGAGGCCCTGAAGGCCAATCGCGTGGCCTACGTGCCGCAGAACGAAGACGTCGACTGGGATTTTCCGGTGTTGGTGCGCGACGTGGTGATGATGGGGCGCTACGGGCACATGGGCTTCCTGCGCATGCCGCGCCGCCGCGACCACGCGGCGGTGGACGCTGCGCTCGCTCGGGTGGGTCTGTCCGATCTCGCCGAGCGGCAAATTGGCGAACTCTCCGGCGGGCAGAAGAAACGCGTTTTCCTCGCCCGCGCCCTGGCGCAGAACGCCGATGTCATCCTGCTCGACGAGCCGTTCACCGGTGTCGACGTCAACACCGAGGAGGCGATCATCAGCTTGATGCACGCCTTGCGAGAAGAGGGGCGGCTGATGCTCGTGTCAACCCACAACCTCGGCTCGGTGCCGGCCTTTTGCGGCCAGGTGATCCTGGTGAACCGCTCGGTGCTGGCAGCAGGCCCGACCGAGCACGTCTTCACGCGTGACAACCTCGAGAAAGCCTTTGGCGGCGTGCTTCGGCGTTTTGTGCTGGGTGGGTCAGCCTTGCACGATGACGACGACCCGCGCAGCGTCACGGTGATCACCGACGACGAGCGCCCGGTCGTCTTCTACGACGAGGACGACGAGGCCTCGCCGTGA
- a CDS encoding metal ABC transporter substrate-binding protein translates to MTLLACALPAGVLAKPITVATTFTVIADMAREVAGDAAEVVSITKPGAEIHNYQPTPRDIIRAQKADLILWNGLNLELWFEPFFETLTGVPEAVISEGVTPLSIGQGPYTGKPNPHAWMSFADAEVYIGNIRDALSLHDPANRETYEANAAEYIQRLRAAAEPIRALIEKVPPDRRWLVSSEGAFSYLARDLGLQELYLWPINADAQGTPQQVKRVIDTVRAEAIPAVFSESTVSDRPAKQVARETGARYGGVLYVDSLSEAGGPVPTFLDLLRVTAETIAKGLNG, encoded by the coding sequence GTGACTCTGCTGGCCTGTGCACTGCCGGCCGGTGTGCTCGCCAAACCGATTACCGTGGCGACGACTTTCACCGTCATTGCCGACATGGCGCGCGAAGTGGCTGGCGACGCAGCCGAGGTGGTCTCGATCACCAAGCCCGGCGCCGAGATCCACAACTACCAACCGACGCCGCGCGACATCATTCGCGCCCAGAAGGCCGATCTGATCCTCTGGAACGGGCTGAACCTCGAACTGTGGTTCGAACCGTTCTTCGAAACCCTGACGGGGGTACCCGAAGCGGTCATCTCAGAGGGTGTCACGCCGCTCTCGATCGGGCAGGGCCCGTACACCGGCAAGCCGAACCCGCACGCCTGGATGTCCTTCGCCGACGCCGAGGTGTACATCGGCAACATCCGCGACGCGCTCAGCCTGCACGACCCGGCCAACCGCGAGACGTACGAGGCCAATGCGGCCGAGTACATCCAGCGCCTGCGTGCCGCGGCGGAACCCATCCGTGCCCTGATCGAAAAGGTGCCTCCCGATCGGCGGTGGCTGGTGTCGAGTGAGGGGGCCTTCAGCTACCTCGCACGGGACCTCGGCTTGCAGGAGCTCTACCTGTGGCCAATCAACGCCGACGCGCAGGGCACGCCGCAGCAGGTCAAACGGGTGATCGACACCGTTCGGGCGGAGGCCATCCCGGCGGTGTTCAGCGAGAGCACGGTGTCGGACCGTCCCGCCAAGCAGGTGGCCCGCGAAACCGGTGCCCGCTACGGCGGGGTGCTGTATGTCGACAGCCTCAGCGAAGCCGGCGGGCCGGTGCCGACCTTTCTCGACCTGCTGCGGGTCACCGCTGAGACGATCGCCAAGGGGTTGAACGGGTGA
- the mntR gene encoding manganese-binding transcriptional regulator MntR: MTKPPARPNRVLDPIQVAAAFSRVRDAHQTEVAEDYVELVSDLIAAKGEARSVDLAECLGISPATVNKTVARLQRDGYLTAERYRSIFLTEKGEHLAEAMRERHRIVFDFLCAIGVSEETAELDAEGLEHHVSEETLRCFQAIIASRSRR, encoded by the coding sequence GTGACCAAGCCACCCGCCCGACCCAACCGCGTTCTCGACCCCATACAGGTCGCCGCCGCGTTCAGCCGCGTTAGAGACGCGCACCAGACCGAAGTCGCCGAGGACTACGTCGAGCTTGTCTCCGATCTGATCGCGGCCAAGGGCGAAGCGCGCAGTGTCGATCTCGCCGAGTGTCTGGGCATCAGTCCCGCCACGGTCAACAAGACCGTGGCGCGCCTGCAGCGAGACGGCTACCTGACCGCTGAACGCTATCGCTCGATTTTCCTCACGGAAAAGGGTGAACACCTCGCTGAAGCCATGCGCGAACGGCACCGCATCGTGTTCGACTTTCTCTGCGCCATCGGCGTGTCCGAGGAGACGGCCGAGCTCGATGCCGAGGGCCTCGAACACCACGTGTCCGAAGAGACGCTGCGCTGTTTTCAGGCGATCATCGCGTCCCGGTCGCGGCGCTGA
- a CDS encoding LysR family transcriptional regulator — MQQINWDNLRFVLSVAKQGSVAAAARELGVNRSTVLRRIATFQADLNCRLFEQSSSGYALTPQAERMVLAAREVENTLYDMQRDVAGSELRLEGELRVTTTESFMLAVLGPVLAGFQSAHPKIVVDVLISNNVFDLNRRDADVAIRPTGTPDAGLIGKRLCDIPFAVYAARDQARSLKAQVWQNQSWVGMDSSLRATPPGVWFDANIPASRICLRSDSYVSIKVAVEHGIGVGLLPCFLGDHSEQLVRVPGPPVDQLTIGLWALTHPDLARSARVRAFVDHVAKTLPLGSVATTR; from the coding sequence ATGCAGCAGATAAACTGGGACAACCTACGCTTCGTCTTGTCCGTGGCGAAACAGGGCAGTGTGGCGGCCGCGGCGCGTGAATTGGGCGTGAACCGGTCTACCGTGCTTCGGCGCATTGCGACCTTCCAGGCCGACCTCAACTGCCGGCTGTTCGAGCAGAGCAGCTCCGGCTACGCACTCACGCCACAAGCCGAGCGGATGGTGTTGGCGGCACGCGAGGTGGAAAACACCCTCTACGACATGCAGCGCGACGTGGCAGGCAGTGAACTGCGGCTCGAGGGCGAGTTGCGGGTCACGACCACCGAGAGCTTCATGCTCGCCGTGCTCGGTCCTGTGTTGGCGGGGTTTCAGTCCGCGCATCCGAAGATCGTGGTGGATGTGTTGATTTCGAACAACGTCTTCGACCTCAACCGCCGCGATGCGGACGTTGCGATACGGCCGACCGGCACACCTGACGCGGGCCTCATCGGCAAACGCTTGTGTGACATCCCCTTCGCCGTGTACGCGGCGCGCGACCAGGCGCGCTCGTTGAAAGCGCAAGTCTGGCAGAATCAAAGCTGGGTCGGGATGGACAGCAGCCTGCGCGCCACGCCGCCCGGAGTGTGGTTCGACGCCAACATTCCGGCGTCACGCATCTGTCTGCGCAGCGATTCCTACGTTTCGATCAAGGTGGCCGTGGAGCACGGCATCGGTGTCGGGTTGCTGCCGTGCTTTCTCGGTGACCACTCTGAACAGCTCGTGCGCGTGCCCGGTCCGCCGGTAGATCAGCTCACGATCGGACTCTGGGCGCTGACCCACCCGGACCTCGCCCGCTCGGCGCGGGTGCGCGCGTTCGTTGATCACGTGGCGAAGACCTTGCCCTTGGGCAGCGTGGCGACGACACGCTGA
- a CDS encoding spondin domain-containing protein, translating to MTQSTLSRSLLAAALLGGTAHAAEITVSITNLTQGMYFTPRLLIAHTGAVDLFEAGTPASAGLTAIAEGGDTSVSANALDTNFPTAQRNQTFGGLLAPASTSADYTFETNGHPYLSLATMLVPTNDAFAGLDGWPIPTTPGTYTVNLNAYDSGTEANDEINSGNTTLTGPGGVALGATGVPGMATPPPTQAALGTGATGVAISASGGIVPDTGAEGAVHIHRNALGDADPSGGQSDLDAAVHRWLNPVARMTITVN from the coding sequence ATGACCCAGAGCACCCTGTCCCGAAGCCTACTCGCCGCCGCCCTGCTCGGCGGTACAGCACACGCTGCCGAGATCACGGTCAGTATTACAAACCTGACCCAAGGCATGTACTTTACACCTCGACTGCTGATCGCCCACACCGGTGCCGTCGACCTCTTCGAAGCCGGCACACCCGCCTCTGCCGGGCTCACCGCCATCGCCGAGGGCGGTGACACGTCGGTCAGTGCCAATGCGCTCGATACGAACTTCCCGACGGCACAACGCAACCAGACGTTTGGCGGCCTGCTGGCACCCGCAAGCACCAGCGCCGACTACACCTTCGAAACCAACGGACACCCTTACCTGTCACTCGCGACCATGCTGGTGCCCACCAACGACGCCTTCGCCGGTCTGGACGGCTGGCCGATCCCGACCACACCCGGCACCTACACGGTCAACCTCAATGCCTACGATTCCGGCACCGAGGCGAACGACGAGATCAACAGCGGCAACACCACGCTGACCGGGCCCGGCGGCGTCGCACTCGGCGCCACGGGCGTGCCGGGGATGGCCACACCGCCGCCGACACAAGCGGCACTTGGCACGGGCGCGACCGGTGTCGCGATCTCCGCCAGCGGCGGCATCGTGCCGGACACGGGTGCCGAGGGCGCCGTTCACATCCACCGCAACGCACTCGGTGACGCCGACCCGTCGGGCGGTCAGAGCGACCTCGACGCGGCCGTGCACCGGTGGCTGAACCCCGTTGCGCGCATGACCATCACTGTCAACTGA